From the Budorcas taxicolor isolate Tak-1 chromosome 1, Takin1.1, whole genome shotgun sequence genome, one window contains:
- the GORASP1 gene encoding Golgi reassembly-stacking protein 1, giving the protein MGLGASAEQPAGGAEGFHLHGVQENSPAQQAGLEPYFDFIITIGHSRLNKENDTLKALLRANVEKPVKLEVFSMKTMRVREVEVVPSNMWGGQGLLGASVRFCSCRRASEHVWHVLDVEPSSPAALAGLRPYTDYVVGSDQILQESEDFFSLIESHEGKPLKLMVYNSESDSCREVTVTPNAAWGGEGSLGCGIGYGYLHRIPTQPPSHHKKPPGGLPPSAPPPGAPPPGPGPQDSPAPFGLETGSKQGDYVEALLQAPDSSTEEQPPGPESPGQGAQDLGDPPRSMEIPLQPPPPLQRVMDPGFLDVSGLCLLDSSNASVWPGLPSSTELTPPAVSASGLEDVCSSSGSHERGGEATWSGSEFEVSFPDSPGAQAQPDHLPQLTLPDSLTSAASPEDGLSAELLEAQAEEPASPESPDCGVEAGAAPSQALSTPDHSGL; this is encoded by the exons ATGGGCCTGGGCGCCAGCGCCGAGCAGCCCGCGGGCGGCGCCGAGGGCTTCCACCTGCACGGG GTGCAGGAGAACTCCCCTGCCCAGCAGGCAGGCCTGGAGCCCTACTTTGACTTCATCATCACCATCGGGCACTCAAGACTG AACAAGGAGAATGACACGCTCAAGGCCCTGCTGAGGGCCAACGTGGAGAAGCCCGTGAAGCTGGAGGTGTTCAGCATGAAGACCATGAGAGTGCGTGAGGTGGAGGTGGTCCCCAGCAACATGTGGGGCGGCCAGGGCCTGCTGGGTGCCAGCGTCCGCTTCTGCAGCTGCCGCCGCGCCAGCGAGCACGTGTGGCATGTGCTG GATGTGGAACCCTCTTCACCTGCCGCCCTCGCAGGCCTGCGCCCCTACACAGACTACGTCGTGGGCTCAGACCAGATCCTCCAGGAG TCCGAGGACTTCTTCTCGCTCATCGAGTCCCACGAGGGGAAGCCCTTGAAGCTGATGGTTTACAATTCTGAGTCTGACTCCTGCCGGGAGGTGACTGTCACCCCCAATGCAGCCTGGGGTGGAGAGGGCAG CCTGGGGTGTGGTATTGGTTACGGGTATCTGCACCGGATCCCAACCCAGCCCCCCAGCCACCACAAGAAGCCGCCTGGTGGCCTGCCACCCAGTGCCCCACCACCTGGTGCCCCACCGCCTGGACCCGGCCCCCAGGACTCTCCTGCCCCTTTTGGCCTGGAGACAGGCTCCAAACAGGGTGACTACGTGGAG GCCTTGCTGCAGGCACCTGACTCCTCCACGGAGGAACAGCCCCCTGGGCCTGAAAGTCCTGGCCAGGGCGCTCAAGACCTTGGAGACCCGCCCCGTTCCATGGAGATTCCTCTGCAGCCTCCACCTCCACTGCAGCGAGTCATGGACCCAG GCTTCCTGGACGTGTCTGGCCTCTGCCTCTTGGACAGCAGCAACGCCAGTGTCTGGCCTGGCCTGCCCTCTTCCACAGAGCTGACCCCCCCTGCGGTCTCAGCCTCAGGGCTGGAGGATGTCTGCTCCAGCAGCGGTTCTCACGAGCGTGGTG GTGAGGCCACCTGGTCTGGGTCCGAGTTTGAGGTCTCCTTCCCAGACAGCCCCGGCGCCCAGGCCCAGCCAGACCACCTGCCTCAGCTGACCCTTCCCGACAGCCTCACTTCTGCCGCCTCACCTGAAGATGGGCTGTCTGCTGAGCTGCTCGAAGCCCAGGCGGAGGAGCCAGCAAGCCCAGAGAGCCCAGACTGCGGGGTGGAGGCTGGGGCTGCTCCTAGCCAGGCCCTCTCCACTCCTGACCACTCTGGGCTGTGA